From Dioscorea cayenensis subsp. rotundata cultivar TDr96_F1 unplaced genomic scaffold, TDr96_F1_v2_PseudoChromosome.rev07_lg8_w22 25.fasta BLBR01001262.1, whole genome shotgun sequence, the proteins below share one genomic window:
- the LOC120256001 gene encoding VQ motif-containing protein 11-like, translating into MATSSSTTTTTTTNKDQETNSNHGFTTYVQADPTNFRSLVQKLTGAPEGSPANLPVTIPPRRAPPHPDMPISKKQRLQDRRQAPTKLELKLNPSSSSSTSPYTKLHHFICPPPIPSPFTTPLVSPVSTMDFSSSLLSSPSTPTPLSPADQVEKAIAEKGFYLHPSPRNNGQHPPKVTSLVPTCYF; encoded by the coding sequence ATGGCAACATCAtcctcaacaacaacaacaacaacaaccaacaaAGACCAAGAAACAAACAGTAACCATGGCTTCACCACCTACGTCCAAGCAGACCCAACCAACTTCCGTTCCTTAGTTCAAAAGCTCACCGGTGCTCCGGAGGGTTCTCCGGCCAACCTCCCGGTCACTATCCCCCCTCGCCGTGCACCTCCCCACCCTGACATGCCCATCTCCAAGAAACAACGTCTTCAAGACAGAAGACAAGCTCCAACAAAGCTTGAACTCAAACTCAacccttcttcatcttcttcaactagTCCTTATACTAAACTTCATCACTTCATATGTCCTCCTCCTATTCCTTCTCCTTTTACTACTCCTCTTGTTTCTCCAGTCTCAACCATGGatttctcttcatctcttctatCTTCTCCTTCTACTCCTACCCCTCTCTCTCCTGCTGATCAGGTGGAAAAAGCCATTGCTGAGAAGGGGTTCTATCTTCATCCTTCTCCAAGGAATAATGGTCAGCATCCTCCCAAAGTTACTTCACTTGTTCCCACTTGCTACTTCTGA
- the LOC120256003 gene encoding uncharacterized vacuolar membrane protein YML018C: MGWKYKAGLMLTGAVVVIWVTSAEVTQGIFTDYKQPFAVTYLGASLMIIYLPIAFLKDWMCNALRKRRSGTGPSGVELPLKFVGKQKNLEMESLIPIARKDSEVDLSAHEEESPYLVKVGNESDQGHKENKEMTTREVVICAFYLAPIWFVTEYLSNAALARTSVASTTVLSSTSGLFTLFIGVLLGQDSLNVGKVVAVFISMAGVAMTTLGKTWATDELQLNPSGGGERSFVGDLFGLLSAISYGLFTVLLKKFSGEEGERADVQKLFGYVGLFTLVALWWLVWPLTALGIEPKFTIPHSLKMDEVVLANGLVGSVLSDYFWALSVVWTTPLVATLGMSLTIPLAMVADMVIHGRHYSAVYILGSVQVFAGFVIANVSEKLSRLFGL; the protein is encoded by the exons atgGGATGGAAGTACAAGGCCGGGCTTATGCTCACTGGGGCTGTGGTTGTGATCTGGGTCACTTCCGCTGAAGTCACGCAG GGTATATTTACAGACTACAAACAACCATTTGCTGTTACTTATCTGGGAGCTTCTCTTATGATTATTTATCTCCCAATAGCATTTTTGAAGGATTGGATGTGCAATGCACTAAGGAAACGTCGCTCTGGGACTGGACCTTCTGGAGTTGAATTGCCTCTTAAATTTGTTGGTAAACAGAAAAACTTGGAAATGGAATCACTGATCCCGATAGCCAGAAAAGACAGTGAAGTAGACCTCAGTGCTCACGAGGAGGAATCACCATATCTAGTTAAAGTTGGAAATGAATCAGATCAAGggcacaaagaaaacaaagaaatgacAACCAGAGAAGTTGTTATCTGTGCATTTTACCTTGCACCCATTTGGTTTGTGACAGAG TACCTATCGAACGCAGCACTTGCACGGACTAGTGTTGCAAGTACAACTGTACTATCATCAACATCAGGACTCTTTACACTCTTCATTGGTGTTCTTCTGGGCCAAGATTCTTTGAATGTAGGGAAGGTGGTTGCTGTTTTTATTAGCATGGCTGGTGTTGCAATGACAACTCTGGGCAAGACTTGGGCAACTGATGAACTACAATTGAACCCTTCTGG GGGTGGAGAACGTTCTTTCGTAGGAGATCTTTTTGGTCTTCTTTCTGCTATTTCATATGGCTTATTTACCG TGCTTCTCAAAAAGTTCTCTGGAGAGGAAGGGGAGAGGGCTGATGTTCAAAAGTTGTTTGGATATGTTGGATTGTTCACTTTAGTTGCCCTCTGGTGGCTTG TATGGCCATTGACTGCATTGGGGATTGAACCTAAGTTTACTATACCTCACTCTCTTAAAATGGACGAAGTAGTTCTTGCTAATGGTCTTGTTGGCAGTGTACTCTCAGACTATTTCTG GGCATTGTCTGTTGTTTGGACCACTCCGTTGGTGGCTACATTGGGCATGTCCCTCACTATACCACTTGCCATGGTCGCTGATATGGTGATTCATGGTCGTCACTATTCAGCAGTATATATACTAGGTTCAGTTCAG GTTTTTGCTGGCTTTGTTATAGCTAACGTTTCCGAGAAGTTATCTCGGCTCTTCGGGTTGTGA
- the LOC120255992 gene encoding heparanase-like protein 3: protein MGNLVLHLVANLFFWSFFFTSCLVGVCCQSNGVGRGGGVGSGEGVVSVNGVSAIGRTDPDFVCATLDWWPPEKCDYGTCSWGLASLLNLNLSSNIFLNAVKAFSPLKIRLGGSLQDKVIYGTRDSGQPCIPFVYNSSEMFGFSQGCLPMSRWDQLNEFFKKSGAVIIFGLNALNGRVPMPDGSLGGPWNSTNAASLIRYTVNKGYTIHGWELGNELSGGGVGARIDADQYAADTISLKSIVNEIYQGFPDKPLILAPGGFFDANWFTEFISKTKPHSLDVITHHIYNLGPGVDTHLIEKILDPSYLDGEASYFSNLQSILTSSGTSTTAWVGEAGGAYNSGHNLVTNAFVFSFWYLDQLGMSSSYDTKTYCRQTLIGGNYGLLNTITYKPNPDYYSALLWHRLMGQNVLSTSFKGSKKIRAYAHCARDSQGITVLLINLDGNTTTQVYVTSESAYTFSVTSKNSKPRTRFHHIPGLRGSIGYTRDEYHLTAKDGNLQSQTMLLNNNALEVDSNGNIPPLEPIEVSLAQPVTVAPYSIVFVHIPLFYAPACR from the exons ATGGGCAACCTTGTGCTTCACTTGGTTGCCAATCTCTTCTTCTGGTcattcttcttcacttcttgcCTTGTTGGAGTTTGCTGCCAGAGCAATGGAGTTGGAAGAGGAGGTGGTGTTGGATCTGGTGAAGGGGTGGTATCAGTGAATGGTGTGTCAGCCATTGGAAGGACTGACCCTGACTTTGTTTGTGCCACTCTTGACTGGTGGCCTCCAGAGAAGTGTGACTATGGCACTTGCAGCTGGGGCCTTGCTTCTCTGCTCAATCTG AATCTTTCaagcaacatttttttaaatgctgtCAAAG CATTTTCTCCGCTTAAAATTCGTCTAGGCGGTTCCTTGCAAGATAAGGTCATATATGGCACCAGAGACTCTGGACAACCTTGTATTCCATTCGTTTATAATAGTTCAGAGATGTTTGGATTCTCGCAAGGTTGTTTACCGATGTCTAGATGGGATCAACTCAATGAATTCTTCAAGAAATCTGG GGCGGTGATCATCTTCGGATTGAATGCACTAAATGGAAGAGTACCAATGCCGGATGGCTCACTAGGAGGACCTTGGAATTCAACCAATGCTGCTAGTCTTATTCGTTATACCGTCAACAAGGGTTACACAATTCATGGCTGGGAGCTTG GAAATGAATTAAGTGGGGGTGGAGTTGGGGCTAGAATTGATGCAGATCAATACGCAGCCGACACTATTTCACTCAAGTCAATTGTCAATGAAATCTATCAAGGTTTCCCTGATAAGCCATTAATTCTTGCTCCCGGGGGTTTCTTCGATGCGAATTGGTTCACCGAGTTCATCAGTAAAACAAAGCCTCACTCACTGGATGTGATCACACACCACATATATAACCTTGGTCCAG GGGTTGACACTCATTTAATCGAGAAGATTCTCGACCCCTCATATCTTGATGGTGAGGCATCATACTTTAGTAATCTGCAGAGCATCCTGACAAGCTCCGGAACATCAACAACAGCCTGGGTAGGCGAAGCTGGAGGGGCTTACAACAGTGGCCACAATCTCGTCACAAATGCATTTGTTTTCAGCTTCTG gtacTTGGATCAACTCGGCATGTCATCTTCATATGACACCAAGACTTACTGCAGACAAACCTTAATAGGTGGAAACTACGGCCTACTCAACACCATCACCTACAAACCGAATCCAGATTACTACAg TGCACTTTTATGGCATCGTTTGATGGGGCAAAATGTTCTATCAACGAGCTTCAAAGGGTCGAAGAAGATAAGAGCATATGCTCACTGTGCAAGAGACTCA CAAGGGATAACTGTGCTCTTGATCAACCTTGATGGCAACACCACAACACAAGTCTATGTTACTTCTGAAAGTGCATATACCTTTTCGGTTACTTCAAAGAATAGCAAACCAAGAACAAGGTTTCATCATATTCCCGGGCTCCGGGGAAGTATAGGATATACAAGAGATGAGTACCATCTAACAGCAAAGGATGGGAACTTGCAGAGTCAAACTATGCTTCTGAATAACAATGCATTGGAGGTGGATTCAAATGGGAACATCCCTCCATTGGAGCCAATTGAAGTTAGCCTGGCTCAACCTGTGACTGTAGCACCATATTCAATTGTGTTTGTTCATATCCCTCTCTTCTATGCTCCTGCATGCAGGTAG